DNA sequence from the Mangifera indica cultivar Alphonso chromosome 18, CATAS_Mindica_2.1, whole genome shotgun sequence genome:
atttgccTTTTTGTTTGTCTTTGTATATAGGATATTATTAGACAATATTCCCCATTATTATAGGTTAAACCTGCACAAATCATAGGATTCAAaagcttaattttttctttgtacATATCACTAATTTAGCACTAGATTAACACAAATCATTGGATTCAATAACTTAATTTTCTCCTTATATGTAGCACTAATTTAGTCCTagtttaacacaaattatctattttccttttatattgTACTCTCATGTTTGTATATAAACACCTCTTCTAGTAATGAAATAATAATCCAGTTcactttttttcattattaacaTGGTATCAAGGTTTGAGTCTCTTCTTCTTTTACTCCCATAAGTTTGTTTTTCTTAGTCATGACTACGACAAGTAAACCTTCATAGTTCAATATTTTTTGCACCATTCTAACAATCCTGGTGCCCTTTTAGTCGCTCAATCGTTGAATGGGGTTAACTACTCAACTTCTAGTTGTGTTGTTTGTATTGCATTGGAAGCCAAGAACAAACTTTGCTTTATTGATGTGTTAATTCCTCAACCTCCTAAGGCTACCACAacttatttttagttaaacCTAATGCAATAACATGATTCTCTATTGGCTCATCAATGTTGTTTCTCCAAATATTGCCAACAACATTATTTATGCAACCACAGCTTGTAAGGTTTCGACTGACTTACAAGATGGATTCTCACAGAAGAATGTCTTTCGTATCTTTGAGATACGACATGTTATCTCAAACCATAGTGAAGAAACAAATTCTACTATCACTTATTATATTGTCTTAAAAGGTTATTGGGATGAACTGTCGTAGTATCAGACATATCCTTCTTGAAAGTGTGAAGCTCTTAAGGACCATAGTATTCTTGTTCTTGTTGATAACCTCATGGATTATCTCATGAGTCTTAATGATTCTTATAGTGTTGTTTGCACCCAAATTCTTTTGATGGATTCACTTCCATAAGTTAACAAAGCTTGTATCTTGTTATTACAAGAAGAATGTCAAAGGGCCATATCTCAAACCTTTTCTACAAACATTGAGCAATCAACCATGGTTGCCTCCAGTCAAACCTACAAGTGCAATTCCAACCTCACTACAATTATCACTATTTAGAGATAGATGGCCACAGTGAATCTTGGTGTAGGATAAAGCAAAAAGGCATTCCATAAAAAAGAAACTCATCCAAGCATTCCAATACTAAGCCTTCATCTTATGTTGTTGTTGCTACATCCTCTTTAGAAAAACATGATGATGCCTTATCATTCACCCTGGAGCAATTTCACTAGCTTCTTGCTTTCATTCCTTCTAGTAATGTTACTTTTGTAGCAAATGTTGCAGGTTTATTTTCTTGATTATTATCTCATCTTTTTCTTGATCCATGAGTCATAGATTCTGATGCCATAAATCATATGGCTTCATCCCCAGTTAGCCTtggttcaaaaattttaattcagtctACTCTAATTAAATTACCAATTAGACAAATAGCACTTGTAAACCTACCCCAAAAAGTGTCTTTTATGTTTCCactttcaatttaatttactaTCAATTAGTAAATTAACTAAACAACACCAATATTTAAGAACTTATTTTTCTTGATCATTGTGTTATACAGGACCTACATTCAATAACTAAACTTCTTATGAAATTCTTTTCAACAAACCGTCTGCATATTATCATTTGCGTGTTTTTTGTTGTCTTTGTTATGGTCACAATGTCATAGACATCAATCacaaatttgattttcaacCCAAACCTGGTGTTTTCATTGTTATCCTTATGCTAAAAAAGCATACAAGATTTTTGATTTAgtaactaaaaaatttacacTAGTTGTGCcgtgaatttttttttagaattattttcCCTTCCATAACCAAGATAATCTTCACCATTCTTTGTCTTTCATAATCCTCTATCCTATTCCTAATCATGGTGTAACATATCCTCGTCCAGTACCATTTGTCCCTCTTAACTCTCTCACCTTGCCTTGGCCATCCACTGAGTATTCAACTGTTGTCCAAAATAACCCCAACATAAATTTTTTGGAACCTTCCATTACATAATCAGTTGTCCATCCTTAAGAACTTCATCCAACACACTTAAGTGACTACCATTGTTCTATTACTCAGGCTAATTCTTCTTAAAGTTTAGGTATCGTTTATcctattgaaaattatttatcttatgaTAAATTCACTTATTCTCATAATTCATTCCTTACTACTttgtctttaattaattaacctaaAACATTTGTTAAAGTTGTACAAGTTCCAAAATGGCATGATGCAATGCAGGCTACAATACAAGCTCTTGAGAATAACAACACTTGTCCTTCTTCCTCGTGacaagaaactgtttggttgCAAGTGGACTTTTAGGATTAAAAGGAAGTTTGATGGGTCTATTGAACACTACAAAGCTAGACTTGTAGCAAAATGATACACTCAATTAGAAGGAATCAACTACCATGAGACTTTCACTCTTGGGGCCAGACTTGCCACTATTAGTGTCCTTCTTGTTGTAgctattgttaaataataaccTCTTTATTAGCTTAATAGTAATAATACATTCTTACATGGAGATTTGGATGAGGAAGTATACATGATACTTCTACCTGAGTATCAACAAAATGGGGAGAATCATGTTTGTCAACTTAATAAATATCTTTATGGTCTTAAACAAGCATCTCAaaattagttttccaaactctCTCAAGCCCTTTTTTGATGTTGGCTTTACACAACCTAAATCtgattattatgtattttgttgCTTTAAAAATGGTTACTCACTCTTTGTACTTGTCTATGTTGATGACATAGTAATTACAAGAACTAATGAATCAATCATTCTTACCTTAAAATCATATCTTAGCCACATATTTCATCTCAAAGGTCTTGGCAAACTGAAATATTTTTGGGGGTTAGAAGTTTCTGATTCTAGGCAAGGCATTTTATCAATTAGCAAAAATATGTTCTCAACGTCCTTGAAGATTCTAGTCTATTTGGTGCTCGTCCAATCTCTTCCTCGTGGAAATAAATCTTATACTTAACAACACTGATGGTGACATTTTCCATGAGGCTTCATCTTATCAGCATTTATTTTGAAGACTTATCTTACTATCAGTCGACCAGACATTATTCACACAGTTTATATTTTAAGTCTATCATGCACCAACCCAAAAAGCCTTACATGAATACCACCACACATGTGCTTCGATATCTCAAAATAAGTCCAAGTGAAGATCTTTTCATTTATACTAATACTAACTTATAACTTCAAGCCTATATATTGTAATTCGTATTGGGTTAATTGTCCTATGATTCTTGGAAAACCAAGAAACAAAATACTATATCCTCATCTTTCACAGAAGTAGAGTATAGAGCTATAGTTGTGACTATTTGTGAAAATCATATGGTTTAGCTACTTGCTTTGTGATCTTGGTGTCCCACCTACGTCTCTCATTCCTCCCTTCTGTGACAATCAAGCAACCTTGCATATTATCGTTAATCTTGTCTTCCATGGACTCACCgaaaatatcaaaattgatTATCATGTAGTTTGAGACAAAATTCAAACTGGTCTTACATGTACTTCTCACGTTCCTACCTCTCACCAGTTAACTAATTAGTTTACCAAAACATTGGGTAAAaagcaatttaattttttaaaaagacaaGTTAGACATTTGTAACCTACATGCTCCAACTAGAGAGGAGTATTAGATAATATTCTTCATGATTATGGGGTTAAACCTGTAAAAACTTGGGATTCAATAGATTAATTTGCTCCTTGTACATAGTACTAATTTAGTACTACATTAGCACAAATCATGAGATTCAATAAGTTAATTTTCTCCTTATCCAACACTATTTTAGTACTAGTCTagcaaaaattatttattttccttttgtatTGTACTCTTATGATTGTATATAAATACCTCTTCTAGTAATGAAATGATAATCCACCTCACTTTCTTTCATTCTTAACAAATATGTATGCgcataaatgaaaatattacatctttcgtattatttttctattcaacAAAACTATGTGCACAATCTTACAAACAATGACATGTCACTATGTAATTGtatgttgttttatctctattttaaaattacccaaTCATATggtaatatgtcattatttgagCACAAAAATGTGCAAACTGTTTATACACATAGCACTACTCTTTTCTATTTACATTTTTGGTTTGTGTTTGTTTATAGGATATGTTACCTAAATTCTATTTGAGTTGCAATGAGATGATAGAAAAATGGAAGGCTTCCATCTCAAACAAAGAATACGGTGAGTTAGATGTTTACCCTGACATTACGGCTTTAACATCAGATGTGATTTCTCGAGCAGCATTTGGCAGCAGCTatgaagaaggaagaaaaatatttcaactCCTCAATGAACAAATTAATCTTCTCACACAAGTTTTGCCCTTCTTTCACATACCAGGATGGAGGTAATTTGTGTGTATTAATTTGTGGAATTCTTTTTGGAAGATGAATATGAAAACaagaaacttaattttatattttaaacaactctattagtaaaattaaacctttttttttttttcatttacttcCTTTGCAAAGATTACATGGTAACCTAACTATGTCTTGCATGCTAGTTGCATTAAATTTCTATCATCATCATAAGAGGACTCCATTtctaattagatttattttaaaaatttgcaggtttttaccctttaaagcaaatagaaaattgaaaagtaatCATAATGAAATTCGAGAACTAATAATAGGTATCATAAAGAAAAGAGAGGAGGCCCTGATGATTGGAAAAGCAAATAATGATGATTTGTTGGGTTTATTAGTGGAATCAAACCACAGTGAAATTGAAGAGCATGGGAACAAACAAAATGGGATGAGCCTTGAAGAGGTGATTGAAGAGTGCAAACTCTTTTATTTTGCAGGTCAGAAGACTACTCAATCATTGATTGTGTGGGCAATGGTTTCATTATGTATGCATCCAAATTGGCAAAAACATGCAAGAGAAGAAGTTTTCGAAGTTTTCGGTAGCAAAGTGCCACGATTTGATGAGTTGAACCATTTGAAAGAagtaaagatatttttatttataaatttctatttCATTGATCTTCATGcataatgttttaatatatatatatatacgtgtTCGTAGGTAAATAAAATACTTCATGAGACCCTCAGGTTGTATCCACCAGCAAATCTCTTAACTAGAACAACTATTAAAGAGTCCAAATTAGGAGAACTCACAATACCACATGGAGTTCAACTTTCAATTCCAATCATTCTAGTTCATCATGACGAAGATAATTGGGGAGCTGATGCAAAAGAGTTCAATCCTGATAGATTTTCCCATGGAGTTTCCCAAGCATCAAAGAATGATCAAGTCTCATTCTTCCCATTTGGTTGGGGTCCAAGAATATGCATCGGACAAAACTTCGCATTGCTAGAAGCAAAACTAGCCTTGGCAATGATTCTACAAAATTTCTCATTTCAGCTTTCTCCAACTTATGTTCATGCTCCTACTCGTAATTTAACTCTAAAACCTCAATATGGTGCCCAAATCATCTTAAGCAAAATTTAGTTTTGTACTATACtttcttttgatttaattacCTCTTTATTAgtgtcaaaaaataaaataatcttaggGTATGTTTGATTCGATACAAATTATTAgtttgtatgtataaataattattgtgtttgattgaaagtaatttaaatgtttttactCTTAGggaatattaagatattatttttatttaaatgtttttacaaaattattagaCATGTTTGATACTGATTTTGTTTGCCCTCTTGACTCATCTAGTCTTGTTATTAAAGCTAAACAAAAGTGTGAAAACTCTTATTTAGTTGCAGCTTTAATGACCTCTATGAATTATCTCCTATTATTGTTGTTTATTCTTCTTTTCGTGGTTTGCTTGATATCTAGCATCATCGTCTTAGTCATCCATTATCCTATGTTTTCCTTTATATCTGGTCTAATTCATCTCTTGCATGATCTCTTATTTGTGTGCCATATGTGTCCTCTTGGTAAAAGTCATCACCTATATTTTACCATACATACTTACATCATTCAAGGTTCTCTTGAGCTTCTTCACCTTAATGTATGAGGTCCTACTTTTGTCTTTTTGTTCtcatcttttaaatattatttgtctattattaatgattttagtCGGTATACATGATTATACCTAATGTTTAACAAATCTgatgttattattgttttttttttcaaactcaagctaatgatagaaaaatttctttcatattctatttgaattgttCGTTATGATGGTGGTGGTGAATTTGACAATAAATTGTTCCATTCTTTTCTAAGTCACACAATATTACACATTAATTATCTTGTCTTTATACTCCTACTTAAAATAGTGTTGTTAAAAGAAAACACCATGATATGGTAGGAAAAagacattataatttattacaagCCACATGCCTTTTAGGTGAAggctttttctatttttgtattttttattaacatatttcTCACACTATTGTTCAAGAAGAAGAGCCCTTTTTAAGGTTCTTCTTCGATGTCCACCTAACTTTGGCTTTTTGTAAACTTTTGAGTGTGCTTGTTATACTTTTGACCTTAATTGTTGCAC
Encoded proteins:
- the LOC123201602 gene encoding cytochrome P450 72A397-like, translating into MEISVTSLSFSIAFTALITCLWKVLNWVWLKPRRLEKLLRQQGFSGNSYKLLHGDTKEMFVITKQAKTRPINSLSHDIASQVVPFHHHIIKNYGKKSIIWEGTTPTINITDPKLIKDIMLNPEIFQKPKRNPLALLVVNGMVRYEGAQWFKVRKIANPAFHLEKLKDMLPKFYLSCNEMIEKWKASISNKEYGELDVYPDITALTSDVISRAAFGSSYEEGRKIFQLLNEQINLLTQVLPFFHIPGWRFLPFKANRKLKSNHNEIRELIIGIIKKREEALMIGKANNDDLLGLLVESNHSEIEEHGNKQNGMSLEEVIEECKLFYFAGQKTTQSLIVWAMVSLCMHPNWQKHAREEVFEVFGSKVPRFDELNHLKEVNKILHETLRLYPPANLLTRTTIKESKLGELTIPHGVQLSIPIILVHHDEDNWGADAKEFNPDRFSHGVSQASKNDQVSFFPFGWGPRICIGQNFALLEAKLALAMILQNFSFQLSPTYVHAPTRNLTLKPQYGAQIILSKI